From the Aptenodytes patagonicus chromosome 25, bAptPat1.pri.cur, whole genome shotgun sequence genome, the window GATCATGGACAGAAGTCTTTGCAGGATGGGGGCCTGGAgaagataaaagggaaaaatggcaGCAAGTATGAACTTCAGTAGCTGGAAGGTTCTGAGATAATATAGTAGATATTCTTGAAGTTGAGAAGTTAGCAGGTAGATTTGGAGCTCaaggtgttttaaattaaaagcataatGTGATTTGACAACACAacatgtattttctgtttctattcatTGTACCTATTTCTACTCCCCTATTATGAACAGGGCATCCAGGTCAGCTGAATATAAGCAGTTTGAACCATCTAATATTTGCTTAAAGGTGGATAAAACAACAAATACGTACTGTTTTGAACCTGTCTGGATTTTCTTAGGAttaagaaaaaagtgagaaacagatGTTCGCGCTGAGGATTGCGATGGTTTCCGAACACAACAGGCACCCACAGCAAGAGCTGGCCTTGTTTTGGCCAAATTTTATGTAAGCATGTACAAAGACTAAAAGGTTAAGAGCTctatttatgttaaaaaaaaaggaaaagagagagagagaaataaaagaaagagacaaatacATCCAATTCTAAGAAAAAGATCTTTCACTGGCAATTCCCACAGCTCTCTGAACTCAGAGTCAGCCTCTATACAGTGCGAGTCTCCCTGgtctacaggagaaaaaaacctcacgTCCAATCTTACAGATCGTTTAATTCATTAAAGAATTATTATGTTCATAGCTGATAACATTAACAACAAAAAGCTGTACCTCGGGATAACCGGCACTTCTTACTGCACAGCACAGAAACGAAGCAGCAGACAGAGTTGATGGGATGGAGTCTTGTCACGAGAAACGGGGTTGAAGCCCTGGCCGTCGAGATACGAAGAGCAGCAAGATACCGTCTACCGGCACGTTACGGTACAGCACGAAAAACTGGTGACGGGGTGTTACCACAAAAGGCAGGGAGATGTGCCCGTCGCGGAGGGCTCGCCACGGCGAGGCACGCGGAGGCGCTGGGCGCGGGACGGCCCTgccccgccccctgccggccCGCGCCCCCCCGACCCTCGCCcgcgggggtggcggcggcgggaccGTGGGGAGCGGCAGCGGCGCTCCTCCGTGAGCCGCCGTGTGACCTCCCCAGCGCCGACCCGGCTGCCGTGGCAACCGTCGGGGCGGCCGCGCCttcccgcccccgccgctccgcgTCAAGCAAGGGGCGGGGACGGCCGGAGCCACCGCCCTCCCCGGACCACGTGACCGGCTCCCGAAGGTCCCCGCGGCGCGCGGTCGAGCGCGCTGCCCCTGCCGCAGCCATGGCCGCCAGGCTCTTCCCCGCCGTTAAGTGAGTCCCTGCGCCCGCGCTCCCATGCCCGGAGAGCTCGGCCCGAGTGCTCGCCCTCCCCCCACGTGCAccgcccggcccgcgcccccGCGCGGAGTGTTTCCCCCGACTCTCCCGGGCTTGTTTCCGGGGCCCCGTCCGGCCCTGCCTTGCAGCGCTGCGCCCTTGACCTCGTCTGCCCCCGTGCCAGGCTTGGCCCTTCTTTGTGTGTCTCCAAATCCCTGGCAGGAGTCTGGCGGTTTTCTCGGGGCGGGCATGAATACGTAAACTAAAACCCGCCCGAGGATGCTTGTTTGCTGAGGGAACGCTTTCAGATCGGGATATACAGCCCACTCGAAGGGAGAAGGTGTGGAAGGGCGCTTTTGGGAGCGAGTAGTAAATCTTTAACAGAGAAATCCCCTTTCCCCAAAATACTTGTGAATACATGGATTTAAATACTGATTCTCTCTTGCCTCTCTCAACGGCCATATCTATCATATGTTCTACTACTGCAGTACTGCTATCTGGCAAGTTTTTGTTTAGTTggtcagtggttttttttttcctaggtgtgcaatagctttgtggtttttttaaaggggaaacaACTCTCTGCCCTGTGAATTTGAAAAAGTCAGTCTCCCCAGATCTCTTTATCTataatgaaaaagtaaataaaggtAAAATATTCTCTTCCTGTCTTCCATTTTGCAGGTTGCCACTACAGCTGTAAAACTAGTGTTTGCACACCATGCAGTCTACCGGGAAACTTTAAAAACCTAGGCAAGGCAGGAACAGGCATGGCCAGGTGTTAACTGGACTGTAATGAGCTTAACAAGATATTGGTGTCTGTCAAATTAATCAGATTACTTATTAACAAGGCAGCAAGAACTACATCATTAACATGGACCTTACCCACTGCAAAATCCTTTAGTTCTTTCTATGAAAGGTATATGCCGGTGATTCTCAGACTTTAAAAAGTGGCACATACTTTGAGGTGTTtgatattttctcattttttcttgaaaactgtcACTGATAAAATGTGGCTGGCTATGGTTTTAAGGGGCTGACAGGGAATAGTTGGtctaggaagaaaaggaaggtagctagatatttttctgctgctttttgtctGTAATAAGACATTGCAGTAGAGTATTTGTGACCCTCAGATTTCTTCATCGATACCTTCCCTTTGCCGGTCACAACGTACCGAGAGAGATGCATTGATAGTCATAATGTGAACTGAACTGTTGCTGCTTTTGATTCTTTCAGGTTTGTCATCAAAGGAAGCCTGGCTGGAGCTGCTGTATACATGGCATATGATCAGGGGCTGCTGGGCAGTGGCACACAAGGTGCTGAAGCCCTCAAAAAAGCTCAAGCAGTACTGCCTCCAGCTATCCAAGAGTGGACAAGTTACATAGGCTGGGAGGTAAGGACTGTGCAGATGAACACAGTCAGCAAAACAAATGCATGCTCTtgactgaggaagagaaaacattGGGGTGATATTCTGGTTCCAGTGATGC encodes:
- the MICOS13 gene encoding MICOS complex subunit MIC13: MAARLFPAVKFVIKGSLAGAAVYMAYDQGLLGSGTQGAEALKKAQAVLPPAIQEWTSYIGWELPPTPKFDFSPSDSWNKGVQTVMSALSVAPTRACEYTVEGWKYVKDLVR